One Streptosporangium sp. NBC_01495 DNA window includes the following coding sequences:
- a CDS encoding MbtH family NRPS accessory protein, translating to MLLIEDEDPCKVVVNHEEQYSSWPQGRDNPPGWNEAGKKRNQARMPGLDRRALDRHAPVEPASLHRTGRARHRKQ from the coding sequence ATGTTGCTTATCGAAGACGAAGATCCCTGTAAGGTCGTGGTCAACCATGAAGAGCAGTATTCCAGCTGGCCGCAGGGTCGTGATAACCCGCCCGGATGGAATGAGGCAGGAAAAAAAAGGAACCAAGCACGAATGCCTGGCCTGGATCGACGAGCGCTGGACCGACATGCGCCCGTTGAGCCTGCGTCGCTTCACCGAACCGGCCGGGCACGTCACCGGAAACAATAG
- a CDS encoding DUF885 family protein has translation MPAKGCWPGQALTYAYGAKIWHDAREIARRRLGSGFDPRNFHSRMLGLGPCGLSAVTDVAATSTLP, from the coding sequence TTGCCCGCGAAGGGCTGCTGGCCGGGGCAGGCACTGACCTACGCGTACGGTGCCAAGATTTGGCATGACGCGCGCGAAATCGCGCGCCGTCGCCTCGGGTCCGGCTTCGATCCGCGAAATTTCCATTCCCGCATGCTCGGGCTGGGCCCCTGCGGCCTGTCGGCGGTGACGGACGTCGCGGCGACTTCGACGCTGCCCTGA
- the dhaL gene encoding dihydroxyacetone kinase subunit DhaL translates to MTSDADAAPHTDPHSDTNTETNAGPHTDPDTGTHTGTDAGPHTDTDDAGMNTAMDTALFTAWIEETARTVAAERERLTGLDAAIGDADHGANLDRGLTAVAKALAAGEPGTPGALLVLVGNTLIRKVGGASGPLYGTAFREAGKTLGDTPEVSVAQLHAALEAGLAGVRKLGSAAEGDKTMVDALAPAVRALEQAVRDGKDPAEAIGAAASAALTGAEATIPMQARKGRASYLGPRSVGHEDPGAASTALIISALHTVTAR, encoded by the coding sequence ATGACCTCCGACGCGGACGCCGCCCCGCACACCGATCCGCACAGCGACACGAACACCGAGACGAACGCCGGCCCGCACACCGACCCGGATACTGGGACACACACCGGCACGGACGCCGGCCCGCACACCGACACGGACGACGCTGGGATGAACACCGCGATGGACACCGCCCTTTTCACCGCCTGGATCGAGGAGACCGCCAGGACCGTCGCCGCCGAGAGGGAGCGGCTGACCGGCCTGGACGCCGCGATCGGCGACGCCGACCACGGGGCCAACCTCGACCGGGGTCTCACCGCGGTCGCCAAGGCTCTGGCCGCCGGGGAACCCGGCACCCCGGGAGCGCTGCTGGTGCTGGTGGGCAACACCTTGATCCGCAAGGTCGGCGGGGCGTCCGGTCCCCTGTACGGCACGGCGTTCCGAGAGGCGGGCAAGACGCTGGGCGACACCCCCGAGGTGTCCGTCGCGCAGCTCCACGCGGCCCTGGAGGCCGGGCTCGCCGGGGTGCGGAAGCTGGGGTCGGCGGCCGAGGGCGACAAGACCATGGTGGACGCCCTCGCCCCGGCCGTACGGGCACTGGAGCAGGCCGTACGGGATGGGAAGGACCCGGCGGAGGCGATCGGCGCCGCGGCGTCGGCGGCCCTTACCGGAGCCGAGGCGACGATCCCGATGCAGGCCCGCAAGGGGCGGGCCAGCTATCTCGGGCCGCGCAGCGTGGGCCACGAGGACCCCGGCGCCGCCTCCACCGCGCTCATCATCTCCGCCCTGCACACGGTGACTGCGCGATGA
- the dhaK gene encoding dihydroxyacetone kinase subunit DhaK — MKKLINEVESVVPDALRGVAAAHPGLRVDVDNQIVFRASGPRPGKVGLVSGGGSGHEPLHAGFVGYGMLDAACAGEIFTSPVPDQMIEATAAVDGGAGVLHIVKNYTGDVLNFQMAAELSGEEGVRVESVLVDDDVAVRDSLYTAGRRGTGATLFVEKIAGAMAETGAPLTEVARVAREVNARSRSFGVALSPCTTPAAGMPTFDLADTEIELGIGIHGEPGRTRSAMRPARELVHLAMDAIHEDLPISGDTLVMVNGMGGTPLIELYIAYAAVVDHLAEKGARAARNLVGNYVTSLDMQGFSITVCRLNEELTRLWDAPVETPALRWGR, encoded by the coding sequence GTGAAAAAGCTCATCAACGAGGTCGAGTCAGTCGTTCCCGATGCGCTGCGCGGCGTCGCGGCGGCCCATCCCGGGCTGCGGGTGGACGTGGACAACCAGATCGTGTTCCGGGCCTCGGGGCCGCGTCCGGGCAAGGTGGGCCTGGTGTCCGGCGGCGGGTCGGGGCATGAGCCGCTGCACGCCGGATTCGTGGGGTACGGCATGCTCGACGCGGCCTGCGCCGGTGAGATCTTCACCTCTCCCGTACCCGACCAGATGATCGAGGCCACCGCGGCGGTGGACGGCGGGGCGGGGGTCCTGCACATCGTGAAGAACTACACGGGCGACGTGCTGAACTTCCAGATGGCCGCCGAGCTGAGCGGCGAGGAGGGGGTGCGGGTGGAGAGCGTGCTGGTCGACGACGACGTGGCCGTACGCGACTCCCTCTACACGGCGGGGCGCAGGGGCACCGGCGCCACGCTGTTCGTCGAGAAGATCGCCGGGGCGATGGCCGAGACCGGCGCGCCGCTGACCGAGGTCGCGCGGGTGGCCAGGGAGGTCAACGCCCGCAGCCGCTCCTTCGGGGTCGCGCTGAGCCCCTGCACCACGCCCGCGGCGGGCATGCCCACCTTCGACCTCGCCGACACCGAGATCGAGCTGGGCATCGGCATCCACGGCGAGCCCGGCCGGACACGCTCGGCCATGCGCCCGGCCCGCGAGCTGGTCCACCTGGCGATGGACGCGATCCACGAGGACCTGCCGATCTCCGGCGACACCCTCGTCATGGTGAACGGCATGGGCGGCACGCCGCTGATCGAGCTGTACATCGCCTACGCGGCCGTCGTGGACCATCTGGCGGAGAAGGGGGCGCGGGCGGCGCGGAACCTCGTCGGCAACTACGTCACGAGCCTCGACATGCAGGGGTTCTCGATCACGGTCTGCCGGTTGAACGAGGAACTCACCCGGCTGTGGGACGCCCCCGTCGAGACCCCCGCCCTGCGCTGGGGCCGCTGA
- a CDS encoding MFS transporter, translating into MSASDASTGTEKGASALSILRDNPRFLSLWSSRVISATGDTLSLVALMLHVADTTGQAIAVSLLLLVGDFVPSLLSPIAGAISDRFDLKRVMIVCEVTQGVILLLIALSLPPLPLLLVLVGLRAIAGQVFLPASRAAIPGLVRDKDLETANSTLGFGTNAAEAIGPLIAAVLFPFIGIRGVLLVDAASFLLAGALLLRLKSLPPIPAEDGEKSSLLQDAKSGLGYIWSAKVVRIIALGFCAIVAFNGVDDVALVLLAKVTFAAGDSAVGLLLGAVGIGLIFGYALMTRYSSRVPLVVLLIAGFAVSSVGNLLTGLAWAVAAAFATQFIRGFGIAAMDVATNTMLQRLVPPRMLGRVFGNLYGAIGVAAALSYVGGGFLLDATSAPVTLIIAGAGGTLATVLVALTLPGVLRRSTPGQGTENSENSEDSTKNTDKDTELREVRE; encoded by the coding sequence ATGTCAGCCTCTGATGCCAGCACGGGAACCGAGAAAGGGGCGAGCGCACTGAGCATTCTGCGCGACAACCCGAGGTTCCTGTCGCTGTGGTCGTCGCGAGTCATCTCCGCCACCGGCGACACGCTCAGCCTTGTCGCGCTGATGCTTCACGTGGCCGACACGACGGGGCAGGCGATCGCGGTCTCCTTGCTTCTGCTTGTCGGGGATTTCGTTCCTTCCCTGCTCAGCCCGATCGCCGGCGCGATCAGCGACCGCTTCGACCTCAAGCGGGTGATGATCGTCTGCGAGGTCACCCAGGGCGTGATCCTCCTGCTCATCGCGCTCTCGCTGCCGCCGCTGCCTCTGTTGCTGGTGCTGGTGGGTCTCCGTGCCATCGCGGGGCAGGTGTTCCTGCCGGCCTCACGGGCGGCGATACCGGGTCTGGTGCGAGACAAGGACCTGGAGACCGCCAACTCCACGCTCGGCTTCGGGACCAACGCCGCCGAGGCCATCGGGCCACTGATCGCGGCGGTGCTGTTCCCCTTCATCGGCATCCGCGGCGTTCTCCTGGTCGACGCCGCCTCCTTCCTGCTGGCGGGAGCGCTCCTGCTCCGGCTGAAGTCCCTTCCCCCGATCCCCGCCGAGGACGGCGAGAAGTCCTCGCTCCTGCAGGACGCGAAGTCCGGGCTGGGCTACATCTGGTCGGCCAAGGTGGTGCGGATCATCGCCCTGGGTTTCTGTGCCATCGTCGCGTTCAACGGAGTCGACGACGTCGCGCTGGTGCTCCTGGCCAAGGTGACCTTCGCCGCCGGCGACTCGGCGGTGGGACTGCTTCTGGGGGCGGTCGGCATCGGGCTGATCTTCGGATACGCCCTGATGACCCGCTACAGCAGCCGCGTACCGCTGGTGGTCCTGTTGATCGCCGGCTTCGCGGTGAGCAGCGTGGGCAACCTGCTCACCGGGCTGGCCTGGGCCGTCGCGGCCGCGTTCGCCACCCAGTTCATCCGTGGATTCGGCATCGCGGCGATGGACGTGGCCACCAACACCATGCTGCAGCGGCTGGTCCCGCCGAGGATGCTCGGCAGGGTCTTCGGCAACCTCTACGGAGCCATCGGGGTGGCGGCCGCCCTGTCCTACGTCGGCGGCGGTTTCCTGCTCGACGCCACCTCAGCGCCGGTGACCCTCATCATCGCGGGCGCCGGCGGCACGCTGGCCACCGTACTCGTCGCGTTGACCCTGCCGGGAGTGCTGCGCAGGAGCACTCCCGGCCAGGGCACGGAGAACAGCGAGAACAGCGAAGACAGCACCAAGAACACCGACAAGGACACCGAACTGCGTGAGGTCAGGGAATAG
- a CDS encoding Smr/MutS family protein: MKLKLDLHPLYNKGGEIDKALRGIIDEAIRKKATEVEIIPGKGSGQLKKKVLRFLEQKEIKALYHRIDKDAKNHGRLFVYFRYK; this comes from the coding sequence TTGAAGCTCAAGCTTGATCTACACCCCCTCTACAACAAGGGCGGAGAGATCGACAAGGCGCTGCGGGGCATCATCGACGAGGCCATCAGGAAGAAGGCCACCGAGGTCGAGATCATCCCCGGCAAGGGCTCGGGCCAGCTGAAGAAGAAGGTCCTGCGCTTCCTGGAGCAGAAGGAGATCAAGGCCCTCTACCACCGCATCGACAAGGACGCCAAGAACCACGGCCGCCTCTTCGTCTACTTCCGCTACAAGTAG
- a CDS encoding PTS-dependent dihydroxyacetone kinase phosphotransferase subunit DhaM: MVGIVLISHSGPLAAAVALLAAQIGGTNVPLAAAGGTEDGGLGTSPDLVAAAIEEVDRGEGVILIPDLGSSVLTARLFADERVVIADVPFVEGTISAVVSAGTGCSLRAVLAAAEEARTFRKL, translated from the coding sequence GTGGTAGGCATCGTCCTCATCTCGCACAGCGGCCCGCTGGCGGCCGCGGTGGCGCTGCTGGCCGCGCAGATCGGCGGCACGAACGTGCCGCTGGCCGCCGCGGGCGGCACCGAGGACGGCGGCCTCGGGACCAGTCCCGACCTGGTGGCGGCGGCGATCGAGGAGGTGGACCGGGGAGAGGGGGTGATCCTCATCCCCGACCTGGGAAGCTCGGTGCTCACCGCCCGGCTCTTCGCGGACGAACGTGTGGTGATCGCCGACGTGCCGTTCGTGGAGGGGACCATCTCGGCCGTCGTGTCGGCGGGCACCGGCTGTTCGCTGCGGGCCGTGCTCGCGGCGGCCGAGGAGGCGAGGACCTTCCGCAAGCTCTGA
- a CDS encoding protein kinase domain-containing protein: MPTTVTGLAPSLTVSRGVNAEAAMNPMGRRAAVRALRPAYSRDETFPRRFLREWRTTASLSHPHVMPIYGVGENGGLLYAVMPYIYGGDLRALLESNGPLTLENAVSVIAQTGEALDHLHAQGLVHRDVKPVVDRRSDVYALGCVLYGCLTTMASFQGHEPALGPRPLPLPCCAPISHPR, from the coding sequence GTGCCCACCACCGTGACGGGCCTCGCGCCCAGCCTCACCGTCAGCCGGGGAGTGAATGCCGAGGCCGCGATGAACCCCATGGGCAGAAGGGCGGCGGTGAGGGCGCTGCGTCCCGCATATTCTCGGGACGAGACGTTTCCCCGGCGTTTTCTGCGCGAATGGCGTACGACGGCCAGTCTCAGCCATCCCCATGTGATGCCGATTTACGGCGTTGGTGAGAATGGCGGTTTGCTTTATGCGGTCATGCCTTATATCTATGGCGGAGATCTGCGGGCACTACTCGAATCGAATGGTCCTCTCACTCTTGAAAACGCCGTATCGGTCATCGCGCAGACGGGGGAGGCCCTGGACCATCTCCACGCCCAGGGTTTGGTCCATCGGGATGTGAAACCGGTGGTTGACCGCCGGTCCGATGTCTACGCCCTCGGATGTGTGCTCTACGGGTGTCTGACCACGATGGCCTCCTTCCAGGGGCACGAGCCGGCTCTCGGCCCGCGCCCCCTTCCCTTGCCGTGCTGCGCCCCGATCTCCCACCCCAGGTAG
- a CDS encoding cyclase family protein: MSVLRNLVESIRNGGIEVIDLTAPLSSETPILRLPEPFGNTVPFTLKEISRYDDRGPAWYWNDIVTGEHTGTHFDAPVHWVTGKDGEDVSQVPVERLIAPAVVLDFAAEAAEDPDFLLEIAHVKAWEEANGPLPEGGWLLYRTGWDAYSHDQERFLNASETGPHTPGVSVECARWLAEETSIAGLGVETVGTDAGAAHGFDPAFPCHSFLLGAGKYGLTQLRNLDRLPATGAVVVAPPLPIAGGSGSPLRVLALVER, translated from the coding sequence ATGTCGGTGTTGCGGAACCTGGTGGAGAGCATCCGGAACGGCGGGATCGAGGTGATCGACCTGACGGCGCCGCTGTCGTCGGAGACGCCGATCCTGCGGCTGCCGGAGCCGTTCGGCAACACCGTCCCGTTCACGCTCAAGGAGATCAGCCGCTACGACGACCGCGGCCCCGCGTGGTACTGGAACGACATCGTGACCGGTGAGCACACCGGCACCCATTTCGACGCGCCCGTTCACTGGGTCACGGGCAAGGACGGCGAGGACGTCTCGCAGGTGCCGGTCGAGCGGCTGATCGCCCCGGCCGTGGTCCTCGACTTCGCCGCCGAGGCGGCCGAGGACCCCGACTTCCTGCTGGAGATCGCGCACGTCAAGGCGTGGGAGGAGGCCAACGGGCCGCTGCCGGAGGGCGGATGGCTGCTCTACCGCACCGGCTGGGACGCCTACTCCCACGACCAGGAGCGCTTCCTGAACGCGAGCGAGACCGGCCCGCACACGCCCGGCGTCTCGGTCGAGTGCGCCCGGTGGCTGGCCGAGGAGACCTCCATCGCCGGGCTGGGCGTGGAGACCGTGGGCACCGACGCGGGCGCCGCGCACGGCTTCGACCCCGCCTTCCCCTGCCACTCGTTCCTGCTGGGCGCGGGGAAGTACGGCCTGACCCAGCTGCGCAACCTCGACCGGCTCCCGGCGACCGGCGCCGTGGTCGTCGCGCCGCCGCTGCCCATCGCTGGAGGCTCGGGCAGCCCGCTGCGGGTGCTGGCCCTGGTCGAGAGGTGA
- a CDS encoding dihydrofolate reductase family protein: MRDLVYTAFVSLDGVVDSPGGGPGEDHRSGGWVVKDIEFLPEAFSLKGEELEDTTALMFGRRSYEVFAPIWRDSEDHAAYRELPKYVVSTTLPDDALVEGWGPTTILRSTEDVVELKKSEGGAIFIHGSAELARRLSDAGLVDRYNLLVFPVLLGAGKSLFSSADKDKQALSLRASAAYPNGVIKLIYDVVG, translated from the coding sequence ATGCGTGATCTGGTCTATACCGCGTTCGTTTCGCTCGACGGCGTTGTGGACTCCCCGGGTGGCGGGCCGGGCGAAGACCACCGCAGCGGTGGCTGGGTGGTCAAGGACATCGAGTTCCTGCCCGAGGCGTTCTCACTCAAGGGCGAGGAGCTCGAGGATACGACGGCGCTGATGTTCGGCCGCCGCAGCTACGAGGTGTTCGCACCGATCTGGCGCGACTCGGAGGACCACGCCGCCTACAGGGAACTGCCCAAGTACGTGGTCTCGACCACGCTGCCCGACGACGCCCTCGTCGAGGGTTGGGGGCCGACGACGATCCTGCGCTCGACCGAGGACGTCGTCGAGCTCAAGAAGAGCGAGGGTGGCGCGATCTTCATCCACGGGAGTGCGGAGCTCGCTCGACGCCTGTCGGACGCGGGCCTGGTCGACCGGTACAACCTGCTCGTCTTCCCGGTGCTGCTCGGAGCCGGGAAGAGCCTGTTCAGCAGCGCGGACAAGGACAAGCAGGCACTGAGCCTTCGGGCGTCCGCGGCCTACCCCAACGGTGTCATCAAGTTGATCTACGACGTCGTCGGCTGA
- a CDS encoding thiamine pyrophosphate-binding protein: MNVAEVVGRTLASLGVDTAFGVVGSGNFHVTNALVAQGVRYVAARHEGGAATMADAYARLSGGVAVLSVHQGPGLTNAMTGIAEAAKSRTPLVVLAGEVTEPRSNFFVDQTALAEAVGAVPLRIGSAETAAADTAEAFRTARDGRRTVLLNLPLEVQGLAVPDAGRDVPAALGGGEGVGAAVPGAGEATRPVEPGTNEVVRLVEPGAERIVRPPEPGAGAGAIARLVEPGTDEVVRLVEILAAARRPVFVAGRGARGARREIEELAERTGALLATSAVARGLFRGSPWDLDVSGGFASPLTVELIGDADVLVGWGCALNMWTMRHGTLIGRGTTVVQVDLDVAALGAHRPVHLGVAGDVALTARAANRLLGERAGAGYRSTGLAARIAGENRWRDVPYTDESGDGRIDPRTLTIELDDLLPAERVVSIDSGNFMGYPSMFLDVPDERGFCFTQAFQSIGLGLATAIGAALAQPDRLPVAALGDGGALMGVAELETVVRLGLPMVIVVYDDDGYGAEVHHFGPDGYPLDTVTFPPADIAAIARGFGCEAVTVRDRADLGAVARWLEGARDRPLLIHARVSRARGAWWLEEAFRGH; this comes from the coding sequence GTGAACGTCGCCGAGGTCGTGGGGCGGACCCTCGCCTCACTCGGCGTGGACACCGCCTTCGGGGTGGTGGGCAGCGGCAACTTCCACGTGACCAACGCCCTGGTCGCGCAGGGTGTGCGCTACGTCGCCGCACGCCACGAGGGTGGTGCGGCGACCATGGCCGACGCCTACGCCCGCCTCAGCGGCGGGGTCGCCGTGCTCAGCGTCCACCAGGGGCCGGGGCTCACCAACGCGATGACCGGTATCGCCGAGGCCGCCAAGAGCCGTACCCCGCTCGTCGTGCTGGCCGGAGAGGTGACCGAGCCCCGCTCGAACTTCTTCGTCGACCAGACCGCGCTGGCGGAGGCGGTGGGTGCCGTCCCACTGCGGATCGGGTCGGCGGAGACCGCCGCCGCCGACACGGCCGAGGCGTTCCGCACCGCTCGCGACGGGCGCCGTACGGTCCTGCTCAACCTTCCGCTGGAGGTGCAGGGGCTGGCCGTCCCGGACGCGGGCCGGGATGTTCCTGCGGCTCTCGGGGGCGGGGAGGGGGTGGGAGCGGCCGTACCGGGAGCGGGGGAGGCCACCCGGCCGGTGGAGCCCGGGACCAACGAGGTCGTCCGGCTGGTGGAGCCCGGAGCCGAACGGATCGTCCGGCCCCCGGAACCCGGCGCAGGGGCTGGGGCGATCGCCCGGCTGGTGGAGCCCGGGACCGACGAGGTCGTCCGGCTGGTGGAGATCCTCGCGGCGGCACGCCGTCCCGTCTTCGTGGCCGGGCGGGGCGCACGCGGGGCCCGGCGCGAGATCGAGGAGCTCGCCGAGCGGACCGGGGCGCTGCTGGCCACCTCCGCCGTGGCCAGGGGACTCTTCAGGGGCAGCCCGTGGGACCTGGACGTGAGCGGCGGTTTCGCCTCGCCGCTCACGGTCGAGCTCATCGGCGACGCCGACGTGCTCGTGGGCTGGGGCTGCGCCCTCAACATGTGGACCATGCGCCACGGCACGCTGATCGGCCGCGGCACCACCGTCGTCCAGGTCGACCTGGACGTCGCCGCGCTCGGCGCTCACCGGCCCGTCCACCTCGGTGTGGCCGGCGACGTCGCCCTCACCGCGCGGGCCGCCAACCGCCTGCTCGGCGAGCGTGCCGGTGCCGGTTACCGTTCGACGGGGCTGGCCGCGCGGATCGCCGGGGAGAACCGCTGGCGGGACGTTCCCTACACCGACGAGAGCGGCGACGGCAGGATCGACCCCCGGACGCTCACGATCGAGCTGGACGACCTGCTTCCCGCGGAACGCGTCGTCTCCATCGACTCCGGAAATTTCATGGGATATCCGTCGATGTTCCTCGATGTCCCCGACGAGCGGGGATTCTGCTTCACGCAGGCGTTCCAGTCGATCGGCCTCGGCCTGGCCACCGCGATCGGCGCGGCCCTGGCCCAGCCGGACCGGCTCCCGGTGGCCGCGCTGGGCGACGGGGGAGCCCTGATGGGCGTCGCCGAGCTGGAGACGGTCGTACGGCTCGGCCTCCCGATGGTGATCGTCGTGTACGACGACGACGGTTACGGCGCCGAGGTGCACCACTTCGGCCCGGACGGGTATCCCCTGGACACCGTCACCTTCCCGCCCGCCGACATCGCCGCGATCGCCCGGGGCTTCGGCTGCGAGGCGGTCACCGTACGGGACCGGGCGGATCTCGGCGCGGTCGCCCGGTGGCTGGAGGGAGCCCGCGACCGGCCCCTGCTGATCCACGCCAGGGTCAGCCGCGCGCGGGGGGCGTGGTGGCTGGAGGAGGCGTTCCGGGGGCACTGA
- a CDS encoding lysophospholipid acyltransferase family protein, with protein MAEIVYPPVLGAALTVFRALDLKITVEGAEHIPRTGGAVLVSNHISYLDFIFAGWAARPAGRLVRFMAKKEVFDHRISGPLMRGMHHIPVDRAAGAAAFGAALKSLRGGEVVGVFAEATISRSFTVKEIKNGAVRMAVGAKVPMIPVSLWGTQRLWTKGHPKKLLQRHVPITIQVGEPMHPQRGDDYDAVTADLRERMAEMLDKAQRSYPEIPQGVWWQPRHLGGTAPTPEEAAELDAAEAEARVRHHGA; from the coding sequence ATGGCTGAGATCGTGTACCCCCCGGTCCTCGGGGCGGCGTTGACCGTGTTCCGCGCGCTGGACCTCAAGATCACTGTCGAGGGTGCCGAGCACATCCCGCGGACCGGCGGGGCCGTGCTGGTCAGCAACCACATCAGCTATCTCGACTTCATCTTCGCCGGGTGGGCCGCGCGCCCGGCCGGGCGCCTGGTGCGTTTCATGGCGAAGAAGGAGGTCTTCGACCACCGGATCTCCGGCCCGCTGATGCGCGGCATGCACCACATCCCGGTCGACCGCGCGGCCGGGGCCGCCGCGTTCGGCGCGGCGCTGAAGTCGCTCAGGGGCGGCGAGGTCGTCGGGGTGTTCGCCGAGGCCACCATCAGCCGGTCCTTCACGGTCAAGGAGATCAAGAACGGCGCGGTCCGGATGGCAGTCGGCGCGAAGGTGCCGATGATCCCGGTCTCCCTGTGGGGCACCCAGCGGCTGTGGACCAAGGGCCACCCCAAGAAGCTGCTGCAGCGGCACGTGCCGATCACGATCCAGGTCGGCGAGCCCATGCACCCCCAGCGCGGCGACGACTACGACGCCGTCACCGCCGACCTGCGCGAGCGCATGGCCGAGATGCTCGACAAGGCACAGCGGAGCTACCCGGAGATCCCGCAGGGTGTCTGGTGGCAGCCCCGCCACCTCGGCGGCACCGCCCCCACCCCGGAGGAGGCCGCCGAACTCGACGCCGCCGAGGCCGAGGCGAGGGTGAGGCATCACGGGGCATGA
- a CDS encoding helix-turn-helix domain-containing protein: MALWFETRASDSPWVDTVWTCTSEWVAEMTSVATVCWGLVFWELEGTAYASVSGPETRTGTAPVPEGATFVGIEFAVGTWLRAVPTPALVDCGVELPDATHRTFRLDGLRWETPGPDDAEALVDRLVRAGAVVRDPLVAEVCRGHRPVVSGRTVERRFRAATGLTRGAVRQIERVRKASALLADGTPVTDVVSKLEYFDEPHLARALRRYVGRTARQLREGTGGAIALDLDQPTTS, translated from the coding sequence GTGGCACTGTGGTTCGAGACTCGCGCGTCCGACTCGCCCTGGGTCGACACCGTGTGGACCTGTACGAGCGAGTGGGTCGCGGAGATGACCTCGGTGGCGACGGTGTGCTGGGGTCTGGTGTTCTGGGAGCTCGAGGGCACGGCGTACGCGAGCGTCTCCGGCCCTGAGACCAGGACCGGCACCGCGCCGGTGCCGGAGGGCGCTACCTTCGTCGGCATCGAGTTCGCGGTGGGCACCTGGCTCCGGGCCGTGCCCACGCCGGCCCTGGTCGACTGTGGCGTCGAGCTCCCCGACGCCACGCACAGGACCTTCCGGCTGGACGGTCTCCGTTGGGAGACTCCCGGCCCCGACGACGCCGAGGCCCTGGTCGACCGCCTTGTGCGCGCCGGAGCCGTGGTCCGTGACCCGCTCGTCGCCGAGGTCTGCCGAGGTCACCGTCCTGTGGTCTCGGGACGCACCGTCGAACGCCGGTTCCGCGCGGCGACCGGGCTCACCCGGGGGGCCGTACGGCAGATCGAACGCGTCCGCAAGGCCTCGGCGCTGCTGGCCGACGGCACCCCGGTCACCGATGTCGTCTCCAAGCTCGAGTACTTCGACGAGCCGCACCTGGCCCGTGCGCTGCGACGGTACGTCGGGCGTACGGCGCGACAACTCCGCGAGGGCACCGGCGGTGCGATCGCCCTGGATCTGGATCAGCCGACGACGTCGTAG